From Vreelandella neptunia, the proteins below share one genomic window:
- a CDS encoding beta-ketoacyl-ACP synthase III, with protein sequence MTHVVITGTGLYTPEHAIDNAALVAAFNAWVDAENAQYADSIQRGERESLAHSSSEFIEKASGIKSRYVLDASGILDPQRMRPKLPQRGNDEPSIQCEMATAAARQALAAAQVDATDIELVIVACSNLERAYPAVAVEVQQALGASGYGFDMNVACSSATFAIETAANAIASGSVKRALVVNPEICSAHLNFRDRDSHFIFGDACTAVVLESSAIAVADEQFEILGTRLVTQFSNAIRNNAGFLNRVTDSDPLALDKLFVQEGRRVFREVCPMVAKLITDHLASLELTGGDLKRMWLHQANRHMNDLIARKVLGYDPSETQAPIILDRYANTSSAGSIIAFHLHREELVEGDIGVICSFGAGYSAGCVVIRRL encoded by the coding sequence ATGACACATGTGGTGATAACCGGTACAGGGCTCTATACGCCGGAACACGCCATTGATAATGCGGCCCTGGTGGCAGCATTTAATGCTTGGGTAGACGCTGAAAATGCGCAGTATGCCGATTCGATTCAGCGTGGTGAGCGTGAATCGCTGGCGCATTCCAGCAGTGAATTTATCGAAAAAGCCTCCGGAATTAAGAGCCGCTACGTGCTCGATGCGTCTGGAATCCTTGACCCACAGCGTATGCGGCCTAAACTGCCGCAGCGGGGCAACGACGAACCTTCTATCCAGTGCGAGATGGCAACCGCTGCTGCGCGGCAGGCGCTGGCCGCCGCTCAGGTGGATGCAACTGACATTGAACTGGTCATTGTCGCCTGCTCAAACCTGGAGCGTGCCTACCCTGCCGTGGCAGTGGAAGTGCAGCAGGCTCTGGGAGCAAGCGGCTATGGGTTTGATATGAATGTCGCCTGTAGTTCAGCGACCTTTGCCATTGAAACGGCTGCCAATGCCATAGCCTCCGGCAGTGTTAAGCGCGCTCTGGTGGTCAATCCGGAAATTTGCTCGGCGCATCTCAACTTTCGAGACCGTGACAGTCACTTCATTTTCGGCGATGCTTGTACCGCTGTAGTACTAGAAAGTAGCGCCATTGCGGTGGCCGATGAGCAGTTTGAAATTCTCGGTACGCGGCTGGTTACCCAGTTTTCCAACGCGATCCGTAATAATGCAGGGTTCCTTAACCGCGTAACGGACAGTGACCCTCTCGCCTTGGACAAGCTGTTTGTGCAGGAAGGGCGTCGGGTGTTTAGAGAAGTTTGCCCAATGGTGGCTAAATTGATCACCGACCATTTGGCCTCCTTAGAGTTAACCGGTGGCGATCTGAAACGCATGTGGTTACACCAGGCTAACCGACATATGAACGATTTGATTGCCCGCAAAGTATTGGGCTATGACCCGAGTGAAACACAGGCGCCGATTATTTTGGATCGCTACGCCAACACCAGTTCAGCGGGTTCTATCATCGCCTTTCACCTCCATCGCGAGGAACTTGTGGAGGGTGATATTGGCGTAATTTGCTCCTTTGGCGCGGGCTATAGCGCGGGCTGCGTGGTTATTCGTCGTTTGTAG
- a CDS encoding MlaA family lipoprotein — translation MWQWLNNEKPALSLRSKGVPLLLVTLLASGGCASTQMAENAAPEDPWEGFNRKVFAFNDVLDRYALKPVAKGYRAVTPDPVETGVGNFFSNLGEVRTALNSVLQGKPANAGLATSRFLINSTVGIGGLLDYATLMEITADEEDFGQTLAVWGWEDSRYLVLPFFGPSTLRDTTGMPANMATNPVNYVEDDAVRVSLSALNVIDIRAGLLDQEELIRGDRYRFIRDAYLQSRQFEVSDGELGDDPFASETFDFDDSDFDNSGQDDSDSGGDEVTD, via the coding sequence ATGTGGCAGTGGTTAAATAACGAAAAGCCTGCGCTTTCGCTGCGTAGCAAAGGGGTGCCACTACTGCTGGTGACGTTACTCGCAAGCGGTGGCTGTGCCAGTACACAAATGGCGGAAAATGCTGCTCCCGAAGACCCTTGGGAAGGCTTTAACCGCAAAGTGTTTGCGTTTAACGATGTGCTGGATCGTTACGCACTCAAGCCGGTGGCAAAAGGCTATCGCGCTGTCACCCCCGACCCGGTAGAAACGGGCGTAGGTAATTTTTTCTCCAACTTAGGTGAAGTGCGTACTGCGCTTAATAGCGTTCTGCAAGGCAAACCGGCCAACGCGGGTCTCGCCACATCACGTTTTTTAATTAACTCCACGGTAGGCATTGGCGGACTGTTAGATTATGCCACCCTAATGGAAATTACTGCGGATGAAGAAGATTTTGGCCAAACGTTAGCGGTGTGGGGGTGGGAAGATTCGCGTTATCTTGTGCTGCCTTTCTTTGGCCCCAGCACGCTGCGGGATACCACAGGTATGCCCGCTAACATGGCGACGAACCCCGTTAATTATGTAGAAGACGATGCTGTTCGAGTGAGCCTTTCCGCACTCAATGTGATTGATATTCGTGCGGGTTTGCTCGACCAGGAAGAGCTGATTCGCGGCGATCGCTACCGTTTTATTCGTGATGCTTACTTACAGAGCCGCCAATTTGAGGTGAGCGATGGAGAATTGGGCGATGACCCCTTTGCCAGCGAAACCTTCGACTTTGATGACAGCGATTTTGACAACAGTGGTCAGGATGACAGTGACTCTGGTGGCGACGAAGTCACTGATTGA
- a CDS encoding AMP-binding protein has product MSEHANAAVLRGPALEGLDQYDSVTDVFHNAVARFKDKPAFSCMGKTLSFADLDRLSADFAAWLQHETDLVPGDRIAIQLPNVLQFPVAVFGALRAGLVVVNTNPLYTEREMANQFKDSNAKAIVILANMADKLEKVLDKTDIKHVLVTQLADLHDAPKRWLINAVVKHVKKMVPAYSLPNAIGFRGALKKGASFSHTEVKRSPDELAALQYTGGTTGMPKGAMLTHRNLIANMLQAREAIGPHLTDGEELVIAPLPVYHIYTFTVNCLFLMETGNHSLLITNPRDLDGFVKELKGLPFTAFIGLNTLFNALCNRDDFKQLDFSKLKLTISGGMALTKAAAQRWEKTTGCPIAEGYGLTETSPIVSFNPTDAIQLGTIGKPVAGTAVKVVDADGNDVELGEPGELCVQGPQVMKGYWQREDETRDAIDEDGWFHTGDIAVLQDDGYIRIVDRKKDMILVSGFNVYPNEVEDVVAAHPDVLESAAVGVPDENSGEAIKLFVVSKNDQLDEKTLRDWCKKELTGYKVPKIIEFRDELPKTNVGKVLRRQLRDEEPSKT; this is encoded by the coding sequence ATGAGCGAACACGCCAACGCCGCCGTTTTACGTGGCCCAGCGCTTGAAGGGTTGGATCAGTACGATTCAGTCACGGATGTTTTCCATAACGCAGTAGCACGCTTTAAGGACAAGCCAGCTTTTTCCTGTATGGGAAAAACGCTCTCTTTCGCTGATCTTGACCGCCTTTCCGCAGACTTTGCTGCATGGCTACAGCATGAAACCGATCTCGTTCCCGGTGACCGTATTGCCATCCAGTTGCCCAACGTCCTGCAGTTCCCGGTAGCGGTATTCGGTGCACTGCGTGCAGGCTTGGTAGTGGTCAACACCAACCCGCTGTATACCGAGCGGGAAATGGCCAACCAGTTCAAGGACTCCAATGCCAAGGCCATTGTGATTTTGGCCAATATGGCCGACAAGCTGGAAAAAGTGCTTGATAAAACAGATATCAAACACGTTTTAGTCACTCAGCTAGCCGACTTACACGATGCTCCCAAACGCTGGTTAATCAATGCAGTGGTGAAGCACGTTAAGAAAATGGTGCCTGCTTATTCACTGCCCAATGCGATTGGTTTTCGCGGTGCACTGAAAAAAGGCGCCTCTTTTAGTCATACCGAGGTGAAGAGAAGTCCCGACGAGTTAGCCGCACTTCAATACACTGGCGGCACCACGGGTATGCCCAAAGGTGCCATGCTGACCCATCGCAATCTCATCGCTAATATGCTGCAAGCGCGGGAAGCGATTGGCCCTCATCTGACCGATGGTGAAGAGCTGGTTATCGCACCGCTACCGGTTTATCACATTTATACTTTTACGGTTAACTGCCTGTTCCTTATGGAAACCGGTAACCACTCTTTGCTGATCACTAACCCTCGCGACCTGGATGGTTTTGTCAAAGAGCTCAAGGGGCTGCCCTTTACCGCTTTTATCGGCCTCAATACGCTGTTTAATGCGCTGTGTAATCGCGACGACTTCAAGCAGCTCGATTTTTCCAAGTTGAAGTTGACGATCTCCGGCGGCATGGCGCTGACCAAAGCTGCGGCGCAGCGTTGGGAAAAAACCACGGGTTGTCCAATTGCCGAAGGGTATGGTTTGACCGAGACTTCTCCCATTGTCAGCTTCAACCCCACCGATGCGATTCAACTGGGCACTATCGGTAAGCCCGTGGCAGGCACTGCGGTAAAAGTCGTCGACGCCGATGGCAACGACGTTGAGCTAGGCGAGCCTGGAGAACTGTGCGTGCAAGGGCCGCAGGTGATGAAAGGCTACTGGCAGCGCGAAGACGAAACCCGTGACGCCATTGATGAGGATGGCTGGTTCCACACCGGCGACATTGCTGTGCTACAAGATGATGGCTATATCCGCATCGTTGATCGCAAGAAAGATATGATCCTGGTTTCTGGATTTAATGTTTATCCCAACGAAGTTGAAGATGTGGTGGCAGCACACCCGGATGTACTTGAGTCTGCAGCGGTCGGCGTGCCGGATGAAAATTCTGGCGAAGCCATAAAGCTGTTTGTGGTCAGTAAAAATGATCAGCTAGATGAAAAAACGCTACGCGACTGGTGCAAAAAAGAGCTCACTGGCTATAAGGTGCCCAAGATCATCGAGTTTCGTGATGAGCTGCCCAAAACCAACGTAGGCAAAGTGCTTCGCCGCCAGCTGCGTGACGAAGAGCCCTCAAAAACGTAA
- the hrpA gene encoding ATP-dependent RNA helicase HrpA — MEADSIVTTDTSPAPTDSQRLASLKQAAGDVMLRDAERLERRLAGLNRRLRDNKPIRRGLDEVERELSRAQQQLGQRESQKVALNYPPELPVVERREDIVNAIRDHQVVVVAGETGSGKTTQLPKMCLELGRGRRGLIGHTQPRRLAARSVASRLAEELEVSLGEQVGYQVRFTDQSSPTTLVKLMTDGILLAETQHDPLLLRYDTIIIDEAHERSLNIDFLLGYLKRLLPKRPDLKVIITSATIDVERFAKHFGTAKTPAPVVEVTGRTYPVEVHYRPLVRDEDDEEDRTLQEGILHAVDEIEAIEREKGWLHGPRDVLVFLPGEREIRETADTLRRAELKGTEILPLYARLSNEEQNRVFAPHRGRRIVLATNVAETSLTVPGIRYVIDPGLVRISRYSYRSKIQRLPVEAVSQASANQRKGRCGRIAEGVCIRLYSEEDFLSRPGFTDPEIQRTNLASVILSMLGLKLGDIEAFPFVDPPDSRFVKDGFRLLFELGAVDEKQRLSPLGRKLARLPIDPRLARMVLAGVEFGSLRDVLIVVSALAIQDPRDRPADKRQAADQAHQRWHDPDSDFVALLNLWHGIENAREALSGNQLRRWCREHYINYLRMREWHDTFRQLRQLLRDMDIDVPAPPPRNEDESEEQARQTRRKTSGKVHQALLSGLLSNLGTLVENREYLGARNRKFMIHPGSGLAKKSPKWIMAFEMVETSKLFARTVAKIDPQWIEPQAQHLVKRSYSEPHWEMKRAQVVAFEQVTLFGLPIVARRKVHYGPIAPQESRELFIRRALVEGEFQTKGAFFAHNRALIDEVEALEDRARRRDILVDEDTLYDFYDQRIPAEIVNGKGFEHWRKQAEQQEPQLLHFDIDSLKARDAEDVTQAQYPDHLILAGVAYPVSYHFDPEAEDDGVTLTVPAAMLPQVPVHALEWLVPGLLREKCIALLKSLPKSIRRQVVPIPDWVDAALETLVPDQRPLTEALGEFIRRRTSTRVHPDDWRLDLLEPHLIMNIRVVDHAGEILGQGRDLRALEQRFEAAASAGAQALAEQVSHEPAVAGLPTTPLPASRVTTQAGIRVEAYPALVAADANEFKVALFDHPAKADAAHQEGIARLAIAKLPEQVKAIKQLPGVEKCALLFAKVGSKQALIDDLLLAVFTQVVAQHPLPRSEGEFSQRLSATQSQLVDEAKALLVRVEAALKGHLAVSKVLKGKLNFALALVYSDVSAQMQRLVYPGFIRDAGAWLDEYPRYTEAALIRLEKAARERGRDQMMMQDVQALEARFDARRESERRGRVEDPELVAFGWWLQELRVSLFAQQLGTSMVVSVKRLEKRWQEITSV; from the coding sequence ATGGAAGCCGACTCAATCGTGACCACCGACACATCCCCAGCCCCCACCGATAGCCAACGTCTTGCGTCGCTGAAACAGGCCGCGGGCGATGTGATGCTGCGCGATGCAGAGCGGCTGGAGCGGCGGCTGGCCGGCTTAAACCGTCGCCTGCGCGATAACAAACCGATTAGACGTGGTTTGGATGAAGTGGAGCGTGAGCTTAGCCGCGCCCAGCAGCAGCTTGGCCAGCGCGAAAGCCAAAAGGTCGCCCTCAACTACCCGCCAGAATTGCCGGTGGTCGAACGGCGGGAAGATATTGTTAACGCCATCCGCGACCATCAGGTCGTGGTGGTGGCGGGGGAGACCGGCTCCGGCAAAACCACCCAGTTGCCTAAAATGTGTTTGGAGCTGGGGCGAGGCCGCCGTGGCTTAATTGGCCACACCCAGCCGCGTCGCTTGGCTGCCCGCAGCGTTGCCAGCCGCCTGGCGGAAGAGCTGGAAGTCTCGCTGGGCGAGCAGGTGGGCTATCAGGTGCGCTTCACCGACCAGAGCAGCCCGACGACCCTGGTCAAACTGATGACCGACGGGATCTTGCTGGCCGAGACCCAGCATGATCCGCTGCTGCTGCGTTACGACACCATCATTATTGATGAAGCCCACGAGCGCAGCCTGAATATCGACTTTCTGCTCGGCTACCTCAAGCGCTTACTCCCCAAACGGCCCGACCTAAAAGTCATCATTACCTCGGCGACTATCGACGTGGAGCGCTTTGCCAAACACTTCGGCACGGCCAAAACCCCCGCTCCTGTGGTGGAAGTCACCGGGCGCACCTATCCCGTAGAAGTGCACTACCGGCCGCTGGTGCGCGACGAGGACGATGAGGAAGACCGCACGCTGCAAGAGGGCATTCTGCACGCGGTGGACGAGATTGAAGCCATTGAGCGCGAAAAAGGTTGGTTGCACGGCCCCCGGGATGTGCTGGTGTTTTTACCGGGTGAGCGCGAAATTCGTGAAACCGCCGATACTCTGCGCCGTGCCGAGCTGAAAGGCACCGAAATCCTGCCCCTTTACGCACGGCTCTCCAACGAAGAGCAGAACCGCGTGTTTGCGCCGCACCGCGGTCGGCGCATCGTACTCGCCACCAACGTCGCGGAAACGTCGTTGACGGTGCCTGGAATTCGCTACGTGATCGACCCTGGCCTCGTGCGTATCAGCCGCTATAGCTACCGTTCCAAGATCCAGCGACTGCCGGTAGAAGCGGTTAGCCAGGCCAGTGCCAACCAGCGTAAAGGGCGCTGTGGGCGGATTGCCGAAGGCGTGTGCATTCGCCTCTATAGCGAAGAGGATTTTCTCTCCCGACCCGGCTTTACCGACCCTGAAATCCAGCGTACCAACCTGGCCTCGGTGATTCTCTCAATGCTGGGGCTCAAGCTCGGCGATATCGAGGCCTTTCCGTTTGTTGATCCGCCGGATAGCCGCTTTGTTAAAGACGGCTTCAGACTGCTGTTCGAGCTTGGGGCGGTGGACGAAAAGCAGCGTCTTTCTCCTCTCGGGCGTAAGTTGGCGCGGCTGCCGATTGATCCGCGCCTGGCGCGTATGGTGCTGGCGGGTGTCGAATTCGGCAGCCTGCGCGATGTGCTAATCGTCGTCTCGGCGCTGGCCATCCAAGACCCCCGCGACCGACCGGCGGATAAACGCCAAGCCGCCGACCAAGCTCACCAGCGCTGGCACGACCCGGATTCCGACTTTGTCGCCTTGCTGAACCTCTGGCACGGTATTGAGAATGCCCGCGAAGCGCTGTCGGGTAATCAGTTGCGCCGCTGGTGCCGTGAGCACTACATCAACTATCTGCGTATGCGCGAGTGGCACGATACCTTCCGCCAACTGCGCCAACTGCTGCGCGATATGGATATCGACGTGCCCGCGCCGCCGCCCCGCAATGAAGACGAGAGCGAAGAGCAGGCGCGTCAAACACGGCGTAAAACGTCGGGCAAGGTGCATCAGGCGCTACTCTCGGGGCTGCTCTCCAACCTGGGGACGTTGGTCGAGAACCGCGAGTATCTCGGCGCCCGTAATCGCAAGTTTATGATTCATCCAGGCTCTGGGTTGGCCAAGAAGTCGCCCAAGTGGATCATGGCGTTCGAGATGGTGGAAACCTCCAAGCTGTTTGCTCGCACCGTGGCCAAAATCGATCCGCAGTGGATCGAACCCCAGGCGCAGCATCTGGTGAAGCGCAGCTACAGTGAACCGCATTGGGAAATGAAACGCGCGCAGGTAGTGGCCTTTGAACAGGTCACGCTGTTTGGTCTGCCGATTGTGGCGCGGCGCAAGGTACATTACGGGCCAATCGCGCCTCAGGAGTCCCGGGAACTGTTTATTCGCCGTGCGCTGGTGGAAGGGGAGTTTCAAACCAAAGGGGCCTTCTTTGCTCATAACCGCGCGCTAATCGATGAAGTCGAAGCGCTGGAAGACCGCGCTCGGCGGCGAGATATTCTGGTCGATGAAGACACGCTCTATGACTTTTACGACCAGCGGATCCCGGCGGAGATCGTCAACGGCAAGGGCTTTGAGCACTGGCGCAAGCAGGCCGAGCAGCAAGAGCCGCAATTACTCCACTTCGATATTGATTCACTTAAAGCGCGTGACGCGGAGGACGTGACCCAGGCGCAGTACCCCGATCATTTGATTCTGGCGGGCGTCGCGTATCCAGTCAGTTACCACTTTGACCCTGAAGCCGAGGATGACGGTGTTACCCTGACTGTTCCCGCCGCCATGCTGCCCCAGGTGCCGGTGCATGCCCTGGAGTGGCTGGTGCCTGGGCTGCTGCGTGAAAAGTGTATTGCGTTGCTGAAGTCACTGCCGAAAAGCATCCGCCGCCAGGTGGTGCCGATTCCCGATTGGGTGGATGCGGCGCTGGAAACACTGGTACCCGATCAGCGCCCGTTAACCGAGGCGTTGGGTGAGTTTATTCGCCGCCGGACATCGACGCGGGTGCATCCTGACGATTGGCGCCTAGACTTGCTCGAACCGCATCTGATCATGAATATTCGCGTGGTCGATCATGCGGGCGAAATCCTAGGGCAGGGGCGCGATCTGCGTGCCCTTGAGCAGCGCTTTGAAGCGGCAGCCAGCGCAGGCGCCCAGGCCCTGGCTGAACAGGTTAGCCATGAGCCCGCTGTGGCCGGGCTGCCCACGACACCGCTGCCAGCTTCGCGTGTTACCACCCAGGCAGGTATTCGCGTAGAGGCGTATCCTGCATTGGTTGCAGCTGACGCCAACGAGTTCAAGGTAGCGCTGTTTGATCACCCGGCAAAAGCTGATGCCGCTCACCAAGAGGGCATTGCCCGGCTGGCGATTGCCAAGCTTCCCGAACAGGTTAAAGCGATTAAGCAACTGCCGGGTGTTGAGAAGTGCGCGCTGCTGTTTGCCAAAGTGGGCAGTAAGCAAGCTTTGATTGATGACCTGCTGCTAGCTGTGTTTACTCAGGTAGTGGCTCAGCACCCCCTGCCACGCTCGGAAGGAGAGTTTAGCCAGCGCCTAAGCGCTACTCAGAGCCAACTTGTGGACGAAGCGAAAGCGCTGTTGGTACGGGTAGAGGCCGCGCTAAAAGGCCACCTGGCGGTTAGTAAGGTGCTCAAAGGGAAACTTAATTTTGCGCTGGCGCTGGTATATAGCGATGTTAGCGCGCAGATGCAGCGACTGGTTTACCCAGGCTTTATCCGCGATGCGGGCGCCTGGCTTGACGAATACCCACGCTACACCGAGGCGGCGCTCATTCGGCTTGAAAAAGCCGCCCGTGAGCGCGGTCGCGATCAAATGATGATGCAAGACGTCCAGGCATTAGAGGCTCGCTTTGATGCCCGCCGGGAAAGTGAGCGACGCGGAAGGGTGGAAGACCCTGAGTTGGTTGCTTTTGGCTGGTGGTTGCAAGAGCTTAGAGTGTCGCTATTCGCGCAGCAGTTGGGGACGAGCATGGTGGTGTCGGTAAAACGACTGGAAAAACGCTGGCAAGAGATCACTAGCGTTTAG
- a CDS encoding class II glutamine amidotransferase, with product MCELLGMSANVPTDICFSFSGFLHRGGGTGPHRDGWGIAFYEEGGYRDFRDPHPSVNSPIARLICDYPIKSNVVISHIRQANVGGVKLANTHPFTREMWGRPWCYAHNGQLSGWERLALGNYTPVGSTDSEHAYCWLMGELRREFPSPPADPATLWQRLHQLCEQLRALGVFNMLLSDGIYLYTFCATKLAHITRCAPFGEAELSDAEMTVNFAEHTTPNDIVSVIATEPLTHNEAWQRMVPGELLVWRDGEIQARYCP from the coding sequence ATGTGTGAACTGCTGGGTATGAGCGCCAATGTGCCCACCGATATCTGTTTTAGTTTTTCGGGCTTTTTGCATCGCGGTGGGGGCACCGGCCCTCATCGCGATGGTTGGGGAATTGCCTTCTACGAAGAGGGCGGTTACCGCGATTTTCGCGACCCCCATCCCTCCGTTAATTCCCCCATCGCCCGGCTAATTTGCGATTACCCGATTAAGTCCAATGTAGTGATCAGTCACATTCGTCAAGCCAATGTGGGGGGCGTAAAGCTTGCCAACACTCACCCCTTTACGCGAGAAATGTGGGGGCGGCCCTGGTGCTATGCCCATAATGGCCAATTAAGTGGCTGGGAGCGCCTAGCATTAGGAAATTACACCCCAGTTGGCAGCACTGATAGCGAGCACGCCTACTGCTGGTTAATGGGCGAGCTTCGCCGCGAGTTTCCTTCCCCGCCCGCTGATCCCGCAACACTGTGGCAGCGTTTGCACCAGCTATGTGAGCAGCTAAGAGCGCTGGGCGTGTTCAATATGCTGCTCTCCGATGGAATCTACCTGTATACATTTTGCGCCACGAAGCTTGCGCATATTACTCGCTGTGCGCCCTTCGGCGAGGCGGAACTCTCCGACGCCGAGATGACGGTGAATTTTGCCGAACATACCACGCCTAACGACATCGTTTCAGTCATTGCCACCGAGCCGCTCACGCATAATGAAGCCTGGCAGCGCATGGTGCCGGGTGAGCTATTGGTCTGGCGCGATGGAGAAATTCAGGCGCGTTACTGTCCATAA